A region from the Pseudomonas sp. KU26590 genome encodes:
- the selO gene encoding protein adenylyltransferase SelO — MKALDELTFDNRFARLGDAFSTTVLPEPIADPRLVVASEAALALLDLDLAQAQDPLFAEIFSGHKLWAEADPRAMVYSGHQFGSYNPRLGDGRGLLLGEVYNDAGEHWDLHLKGAGQTPYSRMGDGRAVLRSSIREFLASEALHALGIPTSRAACVIGSSTPVWRETQERAAMVLRLAQSHVRFGSLEYFFYTKQPEQLKQLADHVLSLHYPECLEQPEPHLAMFRVIVERQAELIAKWQAYGFCHGVMNTDNMSILGITFDFGPFAFLDDFDQHFVCNHSDHEGRYSFSNQVPIGQWNLSALAQALTPFVSVEALREALELFLPLYQAHYLDLMRRRLGVTTAEDDDADLIARLLQLMQNSGVDYTLFFRHLGEESAEVAVGKLRDDFVDMLGFDAWADAYKARIAREPECSQQDRRTRMHAVNPLYILRNYLAQRAIEAAEQGDDSEVRRLHQVLCNPFEEQPGMESYAQRPPDWGKHLEISCSS, encoded by the coding sequence TTGAAAGCCCTCGACGAGCTGACGTTCGATAACCGCTTTGCCCGTCTGGGCGATGCGTTTTCCACCACCGTCCTGCCCGAGCCCATTGCCGACCCGCGGCTGGTGGTTGCCAGCGAGGCGGCACTCGCGCTGCTCGATCTGGACCTCGCTCAGGCACAAGACCCTCTGTTTGCTGAAATTTTCAGCGGCCACAAACTGTGGGCCGAGGCCGATCCGCGGGCGATGGTTTATTCGGGTCATCAATTCGGTTCGTACAACCCTCGCCTGGGTGATGGCCGCGGTTTACTGCTCGGCGAGGTCTACAACGACGCCGGCGAACACTGGGATCTGCACCTGAAGGGCGCCGGGCAGACGCCGTATTCGCGCATGGGTGATGGTCGCGCCGTGTTGCGTTCGTCGATCCGCGAGTTTCTGGCCTCAGAAGCCCTGCATGCCTTGGGCATCCCGACCAGTCGCGCGGCCTGTGTGATCGGCTCCAGCACTCCAGTGTGGCGCGAAACCCAAGAGCGCGCGGCGATGGTTTTACGCCTGGCGCAAAGCCACGTGCGCTTCGGCAGCCTGGAGTATTTCTTCTACACCAAACAGCCGGAACAGCTGAAGCAACTGGCCGATCACGTGCTGTCCCTGCATTACCCCGAATGCCTGGAACAGCCCGAGCCGCACCTGGCGATGTTCCGCGTGATCGTCGAGCGTCAGGCCGAGCTGATTGCCAAATGGCAGGCCTACGGTTTCTGTCATGGCGTGATGAACACCGACAACATGTCGATTCTCGGCATCACCTTCGACTTCGGCCCCTTCGCGTTTCTGGATGACTTTGATCAGCATTTCGTCTGCAACCATTCCGATCACGAAGGCCGCTATTCCTTCAGCAACCAGGTGCCGATTGGCCAGTGGAACCTCAGCGCGCTGGCGCAGGCGCTGACACCCTTCGTCAGCGTCGAGGCATTGCGTGAGGCGCTGGAGCTGTTTCTGCCGCTGTATCAAGCGCATTACCTGGACCTGATGCGTCGACGTCTGGGGGTGACAACCGCTGAAGATGACGACGCTGACCTGATCGCGCGCTTGCTCCAGTTGATGCAGAACAGCGGCGTCGACTACACGCTGTTTTTCCGCCATTTGGGGGAGGAATCAGCCGAAGTCGCGGTAGGGAAGCTGCGCGACGACTTCGTCGACATGCTCGGCTTCGACGCCTGGGCCGACGCCTACAAAGCCCGCATCGCCCGCGAACCCGAGTGCAGCCAGCAGGATCGCCGCACGCGCATGCACGCGGTTAACCCGCTGTACATCCTGCGCAACTACCTGGCCCAACGCGCGATCGAAGCCGCCGAACAAGGCGACGACAGCGAAGTCCGCCGTTTGCATCAGGTGCTGTGCAACCCGTTCGAGGAGCAGCCCGGAATGGAGAGTTATGCACAGCGTCCGCCGGATTGGGGCAAGCATCTGGAGATCAGTTGTTCGTCGTGA